From Plasmodium cynomolgi strain B DNA, chromosome 9, whole genome shotgun sequence:
TACAAGTCCTGCTCCTCCTTATCCGAATTAGAGCCCGTGGTGGTACTCTCATTGTGTGCGTCGTTCTTCTCGAGTGTCACTTTCCCGACGGCCTGTTCGTGTGCCGCTTCTTCCGCGTGGCCGTCCGTCTTTCCCTCCGCCCCGATGCTTGCGTCACTACCGTTGCTCCCTTTGTCGTGCTCTCCTCCGTGGGGAGTTTCCTCATGGCCTCCCCCCGGTGTTGGCTCCACCTGGCCGCCGTCATTTCCCTTCTCAGTGCTCCCCCCAGTTGACTCCTCCGAATGGCTAACAGCTTCACTTACATTTTCCTGCAACGGCTGGGTGTTAACAATGGGTTCACTTGGCTGCCCCTGGTCCTGCGAGTGGTCCCCCGCCTGTCCTTCTTCAGTGTTACCATTTGGGGTTAGCTCCAGGAAGGAGACATTCGTTGCGGCGTCCGGCTCTGAAAGGGGGAattgattttatttatttatttacttattatttatttatttgttatttttttgttatttttttgcattggGGGGTGGAGCGGCGTGGGCAGCTACATGCGACCCGCGCAACTGCACACGTGTGTGTCACAGTTATGTGTGACTCCCCTCCCTCCCTCTCTATCTATCTCTCTATCTGTCCATCTGTCTATCTATCTATCTGCCTATctatctcttttttctttttttttgcttactcCTGAACGACTCGGCTTCGTCAACAACTGCAGAAAtggccaaaaaaatacacaaaagaAAAACCCTTTTACGAGACATGATTACACTGTTGTGTTATTTTAAGGTAGAAAACATCGTTTCCTtgtctccgttttttttttttttttttttgtaccctCTGACACGTCTGAAAAAACGGCGATATctttacacacacatgtacagGTACAGGACAGAAGAatcgctatttttttttttttttttatNNNNNNNNNNTTTTTGGTAATATTTATACAgccgaaaaaaattagaaacaTTCTGGGGAGGTAAAAAGCTGTGCGCGCGTGGTGTtgtgaatttattttccttttttgaaaagcatGCAAAGGTTGTCTGCGCGGTGCAGAGGAGTGCATTGGGCGCACACATGCATAAGAGCATACGTATGCAACTTACACATGTTTGTGTGTATATTcctacacatatgtgtaacGTAACACGTGTGCACTTACTGGAGATTCCCTTgcggagttttttttcaccacaaTTGTTTGGCTGGACGATGCGGAAGGAACGTGTGGGTGGGGTAACTTGCGGGGGGCACGTTAGGACGTACGTACGCCAGCGGAATAGGCAAGCCTCTCAAATCAGAGAATTAAAAGTGCCATGTGCGAACTGTGTAGAAACATAACACAACGGGAATGCCAAAAATGCGAACGCAAAAATGGTCAAACTTTAAAATACCTTAAGGGGATGCAGACGTGTTTGAAACGGGTGGaagaaatggggaaatggGCTAATGCCAacgtggcaaaaaaaaaaaaaaaaaaaaaacaataggGAAATCGCAATAGGGAAGTCGCAATAGGGAAGTCGCAATAGGGAAATCGCAACAGGAAAATCGCAACAGGAAAATCGCAACAGGAAAATCGAAATAGGAAAATCGTAAAAAGACAAtcacacaaacacacactCAAACAGACACACtcaaaaacaaacaaaaacgCCAAGTCATTAAAAACAGGGGAAGGGCTAAACAACAGGCAAGGGGACAAATGCACAGGGCTACGGAGTTACGCGTGGGGGGGACAGGGCAGCGGCATGCGTCGAAGTAATCCTGCTCGCTTGCATGTGAGGACACGCCACATGATAATATGATACAGTACAAGACAGTGATGTGCAAACATGGCATGGTGCGGCGTGACGTGCTCACCTAGCGCAGACTTCAACGCATGCTCGGCGCACGTGTGTCGCTTCGTTCGTGGCAGCGCCCTTGCTGTATGCATCAGTGCGTGCACTAGAAAGGgcagcaaaattaaaaagagtaACGGGGGACGAGCAGGTGACGAAAAGGTGACGAAAGGGGGGCTTCAAAATTTTCGCCACACAAGTGTGACGCTAAAAagattaagaaaaaaaaaaaaaaaagactatcAAGGGGGGTGGGTGTTTCGTTTCTGCCTCCTCGGAAAGGATACAGAAAGGGGGGGTGCGCTGGGTAAGAAAAGTTCGCACCGGGAAGCTATGAAGGGGGCACGCCGCGCATCAGCATTGGCAATTGCGTTGACCTTCCGTTGGCCTTGTGTTGACCTTCCGTTGGCCTTGTGTTGACCTTCCGTTGGCCTTGTGTTGACCTTCCGTTGGCCTTGTGTTGACCTTCCGTTGGCCTTCCGCTAACCTTCCGCTGACCTTCCGCTGACCTTCCGCTGACCTTCCCTTGACCGTCCCGTTGGCGCTCACATCTGCAGCGCGCCCAGTGGGCACCCCCGCtcggacaaaaaaaaaacgactcgTCAGAGAATCAAATGCTCCAGGAAGTGCTTCACCGTGGCGGACTCCTCCGAACAGATGCGCGGGTGTGCGATGATCTGCACGTGCGCATTGGAATACAAGGGGAGAGAAATCGCGTAGCGCTGGATGGGCAACTGATTTAGACAGTAAAACAAAACCTCATAGTAGAGGAGTTCGggatttttgcaaaatttttcgATGAGCTGCTCATTCGAAATGGTgtaaatgtgaaaaaggaTTTGCTTGTACTTCTTCTTGTCGTTTTTGGTAATTCCTTTTAGCAGCGTTGTTcctttccgcttcttcttcactccACTGGCGGTCGGGGCGCTGTTCTTGGGATTCTCGCCGCGCTCCTCCTGCCGCGGCTGCTCATGCGGTTGTTCACGCGGTTGTTCGTGCGGTTGTTCACGCGGTTGTTCACGCGGCTGCTCACGCGGTTGTTCACGCGGCTGCTCACGCGGTTGTTCACGCGGCTGTCCATGCTGCTCCTCATCATGGGGATGACTTTTCTTCCGGCCCCCAACCACGTGCTCGTCACCAAACCACTCATCGTTCTCGTCGCCTCCCTCATCCTCAGACGTCGTGTAAAAAAACTCACTTATGTAGTCATACTCTTCGCTCTTAGCTTCGCACACCTGGAGCATGttgctctcctttttcttgtttgaTTCATTAGAGTGTGGCGCATTCGATTGctttttggtttttccctCGCAGGGTTCGCCCTTCACATTGTGCACCGTCTCAGGGGCCTCTCCAACGGTGCTGCCGTTGTCCGGCGAGACGCTAAGGGTGCCATCGGCGATTGGCTGGTAGTTCTGGCGACCGCTCTGCAGCCCACCCAAGCCGCTCCCCTCAACAGCGCTCCTCTCAACAGCACCCCCCTGATGAGCGCTCCCCTCAGTCCCATTCTTCAAGTAAAACAAGGAGTAGTTCTTCAGTGCGTTAATCGTATTTTGCAAGGAAAAACTTTTACTCGGTGCCACGTCtgtcttctttttcttcttcttcaaattattGTCCAAAGTTTTTATgtcatttataattttccttttaagaCATTCGAAGAAAAGTTTCTCAAAGTATTTGTAATTTCCAaatcttttctttttgttactCTCTTGAGTGTCGCTTTGATTTGCAGTATGGGGACTTCCTCCAGTGGGGGTGTAGCTTCCTTTCGCGGGACGACTGCTCTTGGAGCGGTCGCTTGTATGGCGACTCCCCTGTAGACATTTTCCACCCTCTGCAGATCCACGCTCCACATAGCAACtctcaaaattgttaactTTTTCATTGCTGTACAttccccctcctccactCTCCGTGGCGATGGAGTTACTCACGATTTTGTAGTTGTTTGGAATGCACAGGTACTTGTCATAGTAGCTCATTTTGCCCGCCTTTTCGTTTGCACTATTCGTCCCATTTGCGCTATCCTTCTGGTTTACACTACCCTTCTGGTTTACACTACCCTTCTGGTTTACACTACCCTTCTGGTTTACACTACCCTTCTCGTTTGCACTACCCTTCCCCTTCGAGTCGCTCACCAACTGGGACGCGGCTTCCCTCCTCTTGCTCCCCTCCAGACTGACCTCCTCACACGTGTGCGACTTAAAAACGGATGCCTTCTTATCCttctggggggggaggggacgACCTTCCTTGGCGCCAATGCTGAGAACATTAATAGGGGACAAACTATCGCAGGAGTGGTGCATGCCCCTGCGTGCTGCTCTTCGGTTCGTCTCTACTGTACTGACGTTCTTTCTAAAATGAATTGGAAACCTCTGTACGTTCACTCCGTCCGACATGTACGGCTTGTCCCTTGTGCTGCGCAGCACCGGAGCTTCATCGTCTGTGTGGATCGAACCCCCCCTCCTGTTCCTCTGCACAGGGGCATTGCCGTAATTTTGCTCCTCGCACGCGCGGCTATCTTCCCTCTTGGAGCATCCGTTCCGTGCCTTGGACGAGCTGGCGTTGTCACCAAAGGGGCTTCCCCCAAGTGCGCTGCCACCAAGTACGTTGCCGCCAACCGTGCTGCCGCCAAAGGGGCTCCCCCCACAGGGggacttcttcctcctcttctccttccccttttttgcgtcctCCTTGGCAACCGCCCCCCCGTAGTAGTTCATAAAAACGTTGAGCTTCTTCCTGTGCGAGCTGGAGAGCAACTTGCGCGAGGAAATAATAGTCTGCAACATCTGGTCCAGGAACCGGTTCTGATCCTTCCGCTTGTTCAGAAGATAATTGGGGTTCTTCAAATCCTGATAGAAGTAAAAGAACAgaagcttcttcttcctcatgtATAGATGCACCACAGAGAAAATATTGATAGGAATTTCTGGTACATTTCTAGCCTGTTCtattataaacaaaataagttCCTCATTAAAAAGAGTGTAAGGTAAAATAAGAGACGTTCGGATTCCGACTAGCCAATCCGATTGAGCATtgccataaaaaatgatattctcaaactttttcaaaatgctAATACTCTCTACACTAGCGATCTTTATCAACAACGTAGTTTTATTGTTTAGGTCATCAATGGTGTGAGCTCCGAGATAAGTTGAAAAAAGCTTCATAATAGTCATATTTTCATGCACTCCAATATGAGGACATGCaaaagtaataaaatttatcaactttttatttttaaacattttttttctatacagATTTATGAGCACAGATCTGTTCAAAATTCCTCCAAGTGAATGTCCAATCATGGATACGTTAATCTtatcattaataattttaaaaaggcaaTTCAGTTCGGTGCATATTCTCTCCGTACCGACATCTACCCCTTCAAATGTATGACTTTGATTACTGTAcgttatgtatataaacagATGCGGATACTTGGTCAGGAGGGGATTCactatattttgaaaatcatGCACACTAGCTGTTAATCCGtgttgaaaaataaagtagtGAGGATTCTTCAATGACATATTTGCCTTCCTTTTGCACTCCAGGCAATGGCAACTTATGGAGTTGAAGAAGCAATAGCAGCGCGAGCACTGCTTAATCGTCCCGTACGACTTGATAATGTTATACAGACACAGGGGGAAGGGCTTCTTCTCCGTTTCGTCTATGTAGTAGAACTGCTTTATGTAGTTAAGGTTATGCTTGTACTTGTTGTATATCCTTTGGCTGCGGCTGCTGTGGCGGTCCTTCCGCGCCTCCTGGGGGGGACCTCCCCCGTTGGCACCTCCGCCGTTTACGACTTCACTCGCCAGCGCTCCCCCGTTGGCAACTCCCCCGTCGGcagctccccccccttcgagACGATGTATACTGAACGAGTTGCTTCTCTTCAATAACCGATCGCACAGAGCGTCACCCTTCACGTGCTCATTATTACGCACGCCCCTCTTGGCGAAATGACGCCTGCACAGCTCTCTCCTATTCGCTAatcttctttccttcttccctttcctcTCTCCCGGCGCCACCCATCCGACGCTGAAGCCGCTACCGCTGCGGTAGCTGCGGCCATTTCGGTCACTTCGGTCATTTCGGTTACTTCTCCCACTTCGCCCCATTGGACTCTTCCAAACGCCCTGCGAGGGCATGTTCGGCTcgctcatcttttttttgagcctCCCCTGGCTGTCCCTGAACACAACTCCGCCACTGCTGGTGTTGCTGACGGAGGGGCTGATCTGTTCACCACCCTTACGATTCGGCGCGTCCCCCACGACTGTCAATCGGGAACGCTGTCCTGTCTCTCTCCTGCTGTTCTCTTCACCGTCCAAGGAGAGCGTGTCATACGAGTTGTTGTTATTGCTGCCGATGTTGTTGCTTCTGTTGTTGTTGCTtctgttgttgttgctgcCGTTGTTGTTGCTTCTGTTGCTTCTGTTGTTGCTCGCCTCGTCGGGCAGTGCGGCCTTCTTGCAGTAAAACAAGTCCGTGCTGTCACAGTTCCCCAAGTTGTTGCTGTCGTAGAAGAGCTTGCTCGCATTCTGGGAGCTACCCCCCACATGGTTCGCGCGATTCGAGCGATTAACACGATCCATGCGATTAACGCGATTAACGCGGTCCAAGTCATTCCCATCACCCCTGCCGTTGTTAAAGAGCTCCCTCCGTATGTTCAAATAGTTGCTGTAACGAACGCTGACCGTCCTGCTACGGTAAACCAAGCTGTGGTCGCTCTTCACGCTGCCGCTACTGCcactactgctgctactacCGCTACTGCAGCCACTGCAGCCACTGCCACTACTACCCCCACTGCCGCTACTACCGCTACTACCGCTGATACCGCTGCTTGAGGAGGGTCTCCCTGAACCGGGCCCACCACCGACtttcctatattttttattgtacttatattttctacaaaattttttaaacaaatactTCTCCTCCTTAATAGTATTATTGATCTTAATATCATGCAGGATACTGTTATCCATTTGGGTCAGCATAAAACGGGCAAACTCGTAAGGCACACTCATCATGGAGCTCGTGTCGAAGTAGGTGTTCTCATCATAAATTAAATCGTAAACGTGTgggtgtattttttccttatataTTTCCTTCTCTAGAACTTCATCCAACAGGTTAAGGGAACAGAACCAACAGAAGTGTTggatccattttttgttcgcaCAGACAGGGCTATTCCTTACAGCATTAACATCCCCGTTGTTGGTCTCTCCGTTGCTTGTCTCCCCTTTGCTTGTCTCCCCTTTGCTTGGCTCCCCTTTGCTTGGCTCCCCCTTCttgcattcttttttcttcgcatTCGTACCATGGTtaaggtgatttttttttcccaacagAATGCTATCCACATGGTTGTTACTATTCGGATTCACAAACAAATTTagcagaatatttttattgctattaaaaaagtttgcacttctttttgcttccttttcatcGTCTATGGTCTCCAGTACCTCAAAGAGGTTCCTGTTGGCGGAGAATATGGATTCACTTCtataattcgtttttttttctttcatttaaTCGTGTCACAGTGGCTTTATGTGTCTTTACCATCCCTTACGGAAGCAACGGTTGGTTTTTCTGCCGCGGTGCTTCGGCTTCGTCTTCGGCTTCTCCTGCTTCGGTTTCCGCTTCTCTTGCTTCGGTCTCCGCTTCTCCTGCTTCGGTCTCCGCTTCTCCTGCTTCGGTCTCCGCTTCTCCTGCTTCGGtctctgcttctcctctgcttctcctgctcTTCAgatgttcccttttttgcgcatcCAGTTTGGGGGGCATAAAAAGGGCGTACTCACGGGGGGGGACACACGCACAAAAGGACAATCGCGCAGCGGACGTGTACAAAAGTTGAAGGTGGGTGAAgcatgtggagaaaaaatgaaacgacTTGGATTAACGTGAAGGTCTCCTCTACAACGGTTTCGCCATGTGTGCAAAGGAGAATAGGCACGTGTATATATCCGTggtgttatttaaaaaaaatgactgcGGGATTTTCCTTATTTCCTACTGCTCGTGCAGAACACTGTTTGAAAAGGTTGTCCTTCCGCAGCTTCACACTCGCAATCGGAATTAAAGGCTTCGTGCACACACCCCTCTCCTTCCAGGATATAACGTGTCACTTTAAAAGACGTGAAGTCAGATCCTTATGGCGTACACCCTTCTTCACCGCTACACGTGGTTATTCCAAGCGCGACCAAAATTTCTATGTTGACAAGCTCTtcctttgtttatttttccaccattaaaaaggggcgcaTGTGAAGGCGAATCAGCATAGGCCTATATGCCGGCGTGTACACGGGCTAGCTAAAAGGGGCTAGCTAAAAGGGGCTAGCGATAACGCGCTGGCGATAACGTGCTGGAGATAACGTGCTGGCGATAACGCGCTGACGATAACGTGCTGGCGATAACGTGCTGGCGATAACGTACTGGCGATAACGTACTGGCGATAACGTGCTGGCGATAACGTGCTGGCGATAACGTGCTGGCGATAACGTGCGCTGGCCCAAAGGTGCTAGATCACACGTGCGCAAAGATATGCGTCCCCCCACGCagcatacacatgtgtgtaggGAAATCAATCGTGCGCGTATTTTAAAACGTACTGCTGCTCGTTAATTCTGCAAAGATGGCACATAGCGAGTGTATGTATGTTCATACGTCAACATGTACTTATGTGTACATCGCGTGAACACGAAACATGCCTCAAAATGGAtaacttaaaaattaaaaagagtaATATGCCTGCCTTGCACTGGGGCATGTACAGAATACTTCAAATTTTAAAGCGCATATTTTCGATCGTAAAGTTTTCGTTTTTGCAAAGCACAGGTAAATTAACCGAGTTGCAAATGCAGTTCGGCCGCGTTTAACACGTGGACGAAAAAACACGCAAAACAGAGGTGGGtagtttttttcacatttttcgcgttttgcacattttttgagtttttcacatttatcgcatttatcacatttttcacgTTTGCTCGTTTATCTTCCCATTcgtgaagttaaaaaaatgggaattttTTAGCGTAATAGCGGACaggatgacaaaaaaaaaaaaaaaaaagtatattaacagtgaagaaaatgtatatgtatagAAAGCAGGGCTGGGGGAAAACAGTATGGTGATGTCAAAATGGCTCCATAGTTATGCGCAGATATATACAGTACACTATTGTATAGCAAAATACACTACTGTACAATAGTGTACTGTACGTTACTGCGCATGTTTAGCCTTTTAAGTGTTATTTTTGCGACCCCCACTTGTGGCAAGCAACGCGAACTGGATACGCGTGTTACGCCACGCATGTGCTGTTACACGTGGGCGTGGCATATGATGgcttagcaaaaaatgagcagttTTCCACTTGGAAGTGTCCACTTGGAAGTGCCCGTTTGGATGTGCCCGTTTGGACGTGCCCGCTTGGACGTGCCCGCTTGGACGCGTCTGCTTGGAAACGCCTTTTTGGGAGTTTCCTTTCGCACGCCGCCAAATTTGCGCTTCCCCagtttcctttattttttacaccaaccgggagggaaaaaacggagaaaagttcttttttatatgaacggttcaggtaaaaatatatttatttttttttttttttcccttttggctagtaaggtaaaaaatttccattcgcaactttttgcaaaaatgtgaccGCTTCAGTTTAGAGATGTTCAACTttgtggaggaaaaaaagaaagaatgaAGCATAAAACGAAatcgtataaaaaaaagtaagcaaCACGAAAGGGAAATGTAAAGGAAAGTCGAAAAGAACGAGGTGGTGGTGGGATCCTCTTAGCTATAAAAACGCTGGGGAGAGACGGAATGGCGTGTTCATCATTTGGAAACGTGTGGTAaactcaaaaaatggagataagTCCAGTGAATGGTCCGACCAAAATGCACAGCTTAAAATTGAGGCCCA
This genomic window contains:
- a CDS encoding serine esterase (putative), with protein sequence MKEKKTNYRSESIFSANRNLFEVLETIDDEKEAKRSANFFNSNKNILLNLFVNPNSNNHVDSILLGKKNHLNHGTNAKKKECKKGEPSKGEPSKGETSKGETSNGETNNGDVNAVRNSPVCANKKWIQHFCWFCSLNLLDEVLEKEIYKEKIHPHVYDLIYDENTYFDTSSMMSVPYEFARFMLTQMDNSILHDIKINNTIKEEKYLFKKFCRKYKYNKKYRKVGGGPGSGRPSSSSGISGSSGSSGSGGSSGSGCSGCSSGSSSSSGSSGSVKSDHSLVYRSRTVSVRYSNYLNIRRELFNNGRGDGNDLDRVNRVNRMDRVNRSNRANHVGGSSQNASKLFYDSNNLGNCDSTDLFYCKKAALPDEASNNRSNRSNNNGSNNNRSNNNRSNNIGSNNNNSYDTLSLDGEENSRRETGQRSRLTVVGDAPNRKGGEQISPSVSNTSSGGVVFRDSQGRLKKKMSEPNMPSQGVWKSPMGRSGRSNRNDRSDRNGRSYRSGSGFSVGWVAPGERKGKKERRLANRRELCRRHFAKRGVRNNEHVKGDALCDRLLKRSNSFSIHRLEGGGAADGGVANGGALASEVVNGGGANGGGPPQEARKDRHSSRSQRIYNKYKHNLNYIKQFYYIDETEKKPFPLCLYNIIKSYGTIKQCSRCYCFFNSISCHCLECKRKANMSLKNPHYFIFQHGLTASVHDFQNIVNPLLTKYPHLFIYITYSNQSHTFEGVDVGTERICTELNCLFKIINDKINVSMIGHSLGGILNRSVLINLYRKKMFKNKKLINFITFACPHIGVHENMTIMKLFSTYLGAHTIDDLNNKTTLLIKIASVESISILKKFENIIFYGNAQSDWLVGIRTSLILPYTLFNEELILFIIEQARNVPEIPINIFSVVHLYMRKKKLLFFYFYQDLKNPNYLLNKRKDQNRFLDQMLQTIISSRKLLSSSHRKKLNVFMNYYGGAVAKEDAKKGKEKRRKKSPCGGSPFGGSTVGGNVLGGSALGGSPFGDNASSSKARNGCSKREDSRACEEQNYGNAPVQRNRRGGSIHTDDEAPVLRSTRDKPYMSDGVNVQRFPIHFRKNVSTDKKASVFKSHTCEEVSLEGSKRREAASQLVSDSKGKGSANEKGSVNQKGSVNQKGSVNQKGSVNQKDSANGTNSANEKAGKMSYYDKYLCIPNNYKIVSNSIATESGGGGMYSNEKVNNFESCYVERGSAEGGKCLQGSRHTSDRSKSSRPAKGSYTPTGGSPHTANQSDTQESNKKKRFGNYKYFEKLFFECLKRKIINDIKTLDNNLKKKKKKTDVAPSKSFSLQNTINALKNYSLFYLKNGTEGSAHQGGAVERSAVEGSGLGGLQSGRQNYQPIADGTLSVSPDNGSTVGEAPETVHNVKGEPCEGKTKKQSNAPHSNESNKKKESNMLQVCEAKSEEYDYISEFFYTTSEDEGGDENDEWFGDEHVVGGRKKSHPHDEEQHGQPREQPREQPREQPREQPREQPREQPHEQPREQPHEQPRQEERGENPKNSAPTASGVKKKRKGTTLLKGITKNDKKKYKQILFHIYTISNEQLIEKFCKNPELLYYEVLFYCLNQLPIQRYAISLPLYSNAHVQIIAHPRICSEESATVKHFLEHLIL